TGAAGACGACAATTAGGAATGCAAATCATTGATTGATTCGGAGGGATCAAAGTAACCTAAAACTCTGAAATTGGAAGCGACAGAAATGGAAGAGTTATGACTCTCAAAACCGTAAAAGAGTTTGTCGACAGAGAGTGGGGCTGggctaaattattatttaaacaaagcCCACACAAAATGTCCATTACAACTTAACTTAAATGACGTGGCTGATTAAAAGATCTTTAATTGGCTAAATTTTTTTGAGGACGTGGACATCTTCTAAGGGCTTCATATTCCCCTTTTACTAGTGTTAGATAATTACTATCATTTCTTTTTacagttatcttttttttatgattttagggaaaaaaacaatattaacacatgtcacaatcttaaatatataattgccaTGTGTCAAGATcgtgttaattagcaactttgaagaaccaagctttatataataagattaccAATATTCCTCTGTTTCCGGCAATAAAAATCTCTCGAGTTTCCTGACATTCATATAAGCAAAGTCTGAAAACCAAAAAGTCAAAGCAAAAGAGTGGGAATCTAACATAGATGTGAATACTACTCGACTAGTGTCATGAAAGCTGGCCGTTGACGAGTAAAGTCTTTGATAAGCGAGCGAATCTCAATACTGGAATATtctccaaaatctaaaatctccTCCAACTTTTATTTTGCTTCTCTTTCGttcttgaataaaaaaaaaaaagacgaaacGAAAGTCATTGGTAATGTCCTCATCCTCATTTCTGCTCTGTCCGAATCAAGTTGATTCGATACCCACTTTAAATTTGATTCTTGTCAATTCACCAAGGTGTTTCCATTTTTGTGTTTCAGGCTCTCTTAGACATGAGAAGGCAACAACAATCCGTTGCAGTCTTGGTGACTCTTtatgtagtagtagtagtattaGCTCTTGGTGGAAGAATTCAACAAGTGGAATCTCATAAAGACCAGCCTTTATCAGGAATTGCTATCCATGAAACAACGTTCCATCTCAATGACAAAGCTCATGTCAAAGCCTCTCCAACACTTCTTGGATCCAATGTAATTATTACCATTCAAATCCTTTCATAGTCTTTGATGAACAATATCCTAAACTtcaataccttttttttttttttttgggcaggGTCAACATAGTGAATTTGTGTTGGTGGAGTTTACTTCTCCACACCCATCAGACGATGATTGGATTGGAGTGTTCTCTCCTGCAGATTtcaagtatatattattttaaaaacaatcctTCTCATGAACTGTAGAGTCAAAAGTGTATGTTTTTAACACTTTTGTTGTTACTACAGTGCTTCCACTTGTCCAGGAGATAACAAAATGGTGAGCCTACCTAGGCTTTGTTCAGCTCCTATCAAGGTACTTCTCATAAGTCATAACATTGTTTCTGCTTTTCTACTATACAGCAAATGATTATCTCATTCTCTCTTTACAGTTTCAATATGCAAACTTTAGTAATCCAAGATACAGCAACACTGGAACCGGTTCCTTGAATCTTCAACTCATCAACCAGAGATCAGATTTTTCATTCGCCCTCTTCTCTGGCGGCTTGCTGAATGTAAACACTCATCCACTTACAATTTTCTctagttttaaagtttttctGAAGCTAACCCTTTACTTGGTATTGTGTTAGCCCAAGCTTGTGGCAGTCTCAAACAAAGTAGCCTTTGAGAACCCAAATGCACCAGTTTACCCTCGCTTAGCGCTAGGCAAAGAATGGGATACAGTAAGATCCTTGTAAAAACCCTTTTTGATTGTTAACTTAAAAAGAAAGTTTAAATGAGTTTTGTCTTTTAACAGATGACAGTGACATGGACTAGTGGCTACGGACTCAAGATAGCTGAACCTGTTGTCGAGTGGGGGGTTAAAGGAGGAGAACGTAAACTCTCACCCGCTGGAACACTGACCTTTGCGCGCAACACCATGTGTGGTGCACCTGCAAGGACCGTGGGATGGCGTGATCCTGGTTACATACACACAGCTTTTCTCAAAGAGCTGTGGCCTAATGCCAAGTATACCTACAGAGTTGGGCATAGACTGACCAATGATGCATTTGTATGGAGTAAAGAGTATCAGTTCAAATCCACTCCATTTCCAGGACAAAACTCTCTCCAACAAGTTGTAATCTTTGGAGACATGGGAAAGGTTTGGTACTTTGGGTCTAAAAACCATATCagattattttattgttatggTAAGCCTCTCATGTACTTTGTTGTTGCAGGCTGAGGTTGATGGCACAAACGAGTATAATGACTTCCAACGAGCTTCTCTCAACACCACAAAGCAGCTTATTAAAGATCTAAAGAAGACAGATGCAGTGTTCCACATTGGAGATATCTGTTATGCTAATGGATACCTTTCACAGTGGGATCAGTTCACAGCTCAGATTGAGCCTATTGCTTCCACTGTTCCATACATGATTGCAAGGTTTTGCTATTTTCATTACTTTCTAATTGGCTTTCTTGTAGGCCTGCGGTTTCGGTTTATTTGGTTATTTCGGTTCAGGTATTATCAGTTTCAATTTATTCGGTTTGGCCACAATCCCACCGAAGTGAACCGAAAAAGAAATCGGTTCATTTTTGAATAATTtcggtttttaattttatttccgaaaaatatatttttgattttcatttagaatttgataaaattttctaaaaatagatatttttggttaaatttggttatttcGATTAAATTCAATTAGTTTGGTTAGATTATTTCagttattttctgtttttttttcaaaaatcgaAAACCCAAGCGAACTGAAAACCAAATCATTTTTCCCTACCAAACTAAATCGAACTCAAAACTGTAGCCGAAGTGAGTTTCGGTTCTATTCGGCTGGTTCAGACAAAATCCGCAGGCCTGCTTTCTTATTTACCAAGTCCTGAAAATATACTCTATGCAGCGGAAACCATGAGCGTGACTGGCCAGACTCGGGATCGTTTTACCAGGGTTTAGACTCTGGAGGAGAATGTGGTGTACCAGCTGAGACAATGTTCTATGTTCCTGCTCAAAACAGAGCTAAGTTCTGGTACTCGAGTGACTATGGAATGTTTAGGTTCTGTGTTGCTGACACAGAACATGACTGGAGAGAAGGAACTGAGCAATACAAGTTTATCGAGCAGTGCTTAGCCTCAGTAGACAGAAAAACACAGCCGTGGCTGATATTCTTAGCTCACCGCGTGCTCGGTTACTCCTCCACGTCTTTCTACGCGGAAGAAGGCTCTTTTGGAGAACCAATGGGGAGAGATAGTCTACAGAAGCTATGGCAAAAGTACAAAGTAGACATTGCAATCTATGGCCATGCACATAACTACGAGAGAACATGCCCGGTTTACCAGGTAAACATACTGAACTATTTGAGTAATTCGGAGTTTTTggatatttctatttataaataatatttttagaatatttaggtatataatctttattttaaaaattctagtacctggttcggttcttcggttttggATAAATGTACTGAACAATGATTTTTTAGAAAACAGAACCATTTAATCTTTATGTTACTTTTGTTGTGTGTGTAGAGTGTATGCACTAGTGATGAGAAAACCAATTACAAGGGTACATTCAATGGGACGATCCACATTGTTGCTGGAGGTGCAGGAGCTGGTCTTGCTGAGTTCTCTGATCTCCAACCGAACTGGAGTATTGTCAGAGATTACGACTATGGATTCCTTAAACTAACAGCGGCTAATTACTCCAATCTTCTTTTTGAGTACAAGAAGAGCAGTGACGGAACAGTCCATGATTCGTTCAAGATATCAAGAGATTATAGAGACGTCTTGGCTTGTGCTGTTGATAGTTGCCCTGCAACTACACTTGCTTCATAAACAAGAGAATCTTGTAACTCTTTGGTTACATTTGTTTCCATTGTTAAACTGTTGTAGTGATAACACAAATCAATTATAGTTACTGGCAAAATAAGAATCATTTAATCATTTAATGATTCTTGATGTTCTCAAGTATTACACATGAGAATCTTGATCTTCAGCAAGATTTGAGATTTGGCAATTCATTCTTAAAGCCAAACCAAGCAgaagaaattaaaaacataagacaactagaagatgaaacaagaaaacaagaagACAAGATCCTTTCATGTCAAAACGTTGAAGGAGAAGTATTGACGACGATATGCCGAAGAGGACGATCaacatcaccaccaccaccgtgtTTAACAAACTCTGCAGGCGTCAAGAAACTGCCATGGCAAATGCACATGATCCTAACCTCCTCTCCTTTACCATACTTGTATAGAATCCCATCGACACGTCTTCCGTTTGGACCGTCACCTTTGGTGAACACACACGGCATGTCAAACAAACCGGTAGACGAAGCCGTCCCTTTGCCTTTAGGGGTCTCGTTCTCATTCCCGTGGCTTTCGCTGTTATTAGATGAACATCTTGTCATCATCTTTGGGCTTATTTGGTCACCACAACTGTTTGATGAACCTACAAGACAACAAACATAAGTCTCAAGACCAAAACAATGTTACTACTAACCTTCAAAACCTACCTTGTTGTTGATTCTTGTTGTCCAGCTCCGACAAGCTCGACGAGCTCCCTCCTCCTCCATGGGAATCAACACACACTTGTCTAGGAGAAACCAAATGTCTCTGTAGAAACCCGCTTTTACTAGCGTTGACCCATCTCTCAGACTCAAACGACGCCGTTTGGGAGCTCTGTTTCTCGCACCTCCTCCTCTTAGCTTCCATTCTCCTAAGCGACTGCATCTCTTTCCTCTTCCTCCATTCTTCCTCCATCTCCGCTGGCAACGACGTCGTTCTCGCTAAACCCACCGTGTAATTCTCCGGCTCGACCTCCTCCTTGTCAGCTACGATAGAGCTCTCAAACGGCATAGTGCTCAAAACAGAAGAAGACCGTTTAAGCTTCCTCGGAGCCTTGTCTACTCCGAACCGACCTCCTAAGGACAAACCAAGATTCAGCTCAACCGCAGTCTCATCTTCGCAGTCGGAAGTTTCATCTCTTCCGTCAACGTTTTCAGACATGAAGCCTCGTAACAGATCTCTAGGGTACTTGTTCATGTCGAGAGAAAGATTTGTTCCTTTGTTCCATTCCCTTGCTTCTTCCCCcattagattacaaaacaacacaacacaaagcaaataaataataaagtttttttttgttttatttctcaGATGATGAAGGAATGAAGAACTTGTTATCAAAGTTAACAGAGAcggtgaagaagatgaaaagctttattttgaaaattgactagaagaagaaaaaacccttTCAGACACATTACAGAAaatgagaaagagagacagacgACAACCCCCTTGACTGAGAGGAGGCAAGTGGCCGCCGAGTGAACTGTCTCAACGACACGTGGCCGGTGGATTACGTCGGCGTTCCATAATGCTGCTTCAAGAAACGTGTCTTAAAGCAACTGAGTTCGCCAGTGTCGCGACACGTGTCCGCCAGTTAAAAAAAGATCCGTCTTCTCTTTTGTCTTTATGGCTAACACATAAAAGTAAATGAACTTAAGAAATACTATTACAGATTAATTAACACAAATTCAATTTGATTCCATATCTTAAACTAGATTATTATTATTGCTGATGATAGTaattaggggtgggcactttacccgatatccgaagtggcacccgaacccgatccgaaaaacccgaaccgaaacccgaaccgaagtagcaaaatacccgaacgggtattgaataaggagagattggatacccgaacccgaacgggtaatacccgaacccgaatggatatccgaagataaccgaacatatgtataattaaccttatatttctagtttacatctctcattttatataaaatatttatattgatactacacatactttaagttcatatgatatacatacaattacggaaaaaaggatttgctactcacttaaaatgcatgtcaagttttttatttcaaaaattaacaaaaagttacaaccaaatttttttaaaaagataactaaattagtgtctttttagttttaaaatattatgtccaaatctattaaccattcaatctatgaaaaacaaaaaattagttaacttaAAGTTATacttttaaatacaagaaacttgagaaatgaaaattttaattttttttttcaaaatctaaatatccgaacccgatccgaaataaccgaatccgaattaaaaatatccgaacccgacccgaagtacagaaatacccgaacgggttctacacctctataccgaaatacccgaaaatccgaaatacccgacccgaacccgaacgggtacccgaacgcccacccctaatagtaatagaattttaaaatgaGATTTTGCCTTctagaaaattaattaaaattgcCTTAAAACTTTTTGATTATGAAGGaatgattagaaaaaaaaacataattgaaACATTGATAATTCTAGCGACTCGACAACGTCACTCACGTGGGACGGTCTGTAGGACCCATGAGGAAGCAAGTTGCTTGTGAAAAAGTGACGGAGAATAACACTTCCATTGTTTATTAGTAATTTAACTACTATAAAAAGGTGAATTCAATTGTTTAGTAAACTAAAAGACTAATTGTAAAGTATTAAGCTAAAAAGTTTGATTATTGACTAATCTTTTGATGGAGAAGTGATTAATAACATAATAAGGTGATTAAGTGAAAAATGTCTTGACAGTTTCAGTTTACTGATTCAGTGATAGTTAGCTGCTGGAGAATGAAATCTTATAAATTGAAAAAGAAGATTTGTAGAATCTTTTGGTGTGTCACTTTATTGAGTCAAGTGGGGACCGAAGGAGAAGATCTTTAGACATTaaccataaaaaccaaaaatgtcGCGTGTCATTCACCTGTTGGTTTGTGTCATAATAATGCAACCGAAGAAACTACTACTACGAATATGAGTGAAGAAGACCCCTATCCACTTCCCCATCTCCTCCAAGCCCATAAGGTTAAAAGGCTTTGcccatttttgttttgaaactttAGATTTTATAAATTGCATTATTTGGGcgtaatttaaaaatgtttattgaTTTGAGCCTACAGTTGTGCAACAGAAcatcagaagaaaaaaatctagTATTACAATCAAATGATGAGTTCATGGATGTTTGAAACATACCTGGAGGACTAGTTTGACAGTGTCAGCAGATTCGAATGTCACAAACCCGATAACAGTTTCCCTTTTAGCTGTAAAATActaaaaactttttgaatatGTTCATATAAACACACATAAATGAGGATACGTCTTAGAGATAGATTTAATAACAGAACTCACCCTGTAACTTCTAACTTGGATAGCATCTTTCTTAATGGCACCAAAACCTTTGAATGTTTCATTTCGCTGCTCTGGTGTCATTCCAATCTACACGACATGCATTAATTCACAAATCTCAGTGTGTTTTACAGCTTAACTATCAAGAGTTGATTGCATaacttaaatttattaaaatgaattGAAGAGAAGCAGAGAGTCAAAGTCAATACCTTGGGGGGGAAAAAAAACCTTGGAAGGATGGTAAGAAGCACAGAGTCAAAATCTCAGATCAGAGTGAGAAAAGGACACACACGAGTGATGACCATACACAGGCCTGACCATACAAATGGCTCTTCTAGGGTTTTACTTTAGAAATCTCCGACGAGATTTGAGATTCCTGTAGGCCTTTTCTACAGTTATTTTTCTATATTGCTTGAAATGTTTTTGAGTACGTAACAGAAAATTGTGGCTAAGAAGTAAGAAttcaaaatgtatttataaaatcaaaaggAGTTAAAAAAGCCTAATTACAAAACGGGTTGATGACGTCAAAGCCCCCGGCGAGGATGGAACTCGCGGCCTTTCGCTTACGAAGCGAACGCAATACCACTATGCTACGGAGGCTCTTGGTACACAtgatcatttttaattttatatagaaCAAAACATTATCACTAATTTGACTATTGAGTATTGTATTCAAATACATCatgtgtgtttcaaaaaaaaaaaaaaatcaaatacattaTGTGCATCTACAGTTACAATAATGTCTCTGCATATTATACATTTCTTTGCTTTTATAAATATCTTAACACTTTTTTTTCAGATCTCAAAATATTGAGGCACACATTTAAGATTTGTAAAAGAGGACAGTTGGGTAATGGctatttaatgtttattttaaaaaaaaaaactaaaagagtacactgtgtttttttataaagacaATAAAAGCGAACATACGTCAAAAATGTATAGAAATACAAATCAATTCAAAGAGACAGAAGAGAGTGAAATTTATGTTTCATTTCTATAAACTTTTTACGTATGTCAAATGCAGATTGTTTTTTTCCTCCACAAAACGTCAAATGTGTTGATGTTTtgttatattgtttaaaatataacatcttttctctttttaaaataattttacatatctTTCTTCCAATTGCATTTGATTTTTCCTATATTTTCTCGAGTTGTTAATTTGTAAggtaattaaatcaaaattttcaagataatgttttttttttacgaaatttTTCAAGATAATGTtgctaataaatattttaacccaaaattttaaactacAGTATAAATAGCAATGGGTAATAGCTTAACAACATTATCTTAAAACTTGATGATATTAATCAATCGTAAAGTTGACATCAAAGTTGTCATACATCTCAGAGATCTAAATGAATAAAGTTTCTTTCTAACTCGTGCTATTGTTTTCACTTCTTCTTACCTATTCttatatagtttgatatatatatatatatacgtgaaTACCGTACGTTTTTATATACCTGATTTCTTTCAATTGAAAAACGTAAAAGAGGTATTATGCATTACTTTTATGGGAAATGGAAAATAGCCTCGTTAAAATTGTAGCCACAACGTTGCTCACATTTAAAGAACCAAATACTTTCTATAATCTTAAATGTggttaaaatttataatgatggcctaaattttgatttattggtGAATGTAACCATGTAGAACAAGATCTTGCCAGTAGTATTAAGGCTGGAGCGACAATCTCAAATGATCAATATCAGAACAATGGTGCTAGTTATGGAAAATGCCATTTTGGACCGAAGTGTAAGATGGGTATTCGACAAAAGGATCGAGTTATGTTTTGTAAAAGAGATATAGACTCCAATGTTCGAAACGCAAAGGTGGATACTCCAGTAACCAAGGAATTTGCGAATGTGTCAAATGAAATCATTGAAAGAATGCAAAGCTTTATGTGTAAAGAAAAGTTATATACATGATCGAAAAACAACAGTTAAGAATGTTGATGTGCTTGCACGAGTCTCTGCTATATATTATCGGCCCAATAAATAACTATCTGATGGGCTTCTGTTCGTAGAGTCAACAAATCGGAGTCAGGATACTGTTTTGAATACGTTGAGCCATCCATCAAACTCACAAACCATTCACTTTCACATTCACCATCTGGATACCAAAggatattttaatagtttttagtaAGAACACGTTTAATTGTTACGAATTAACAGCATATTAGCGCATGTGAGAAGATTACAAAGACAATAAAACTATAGTTTCACTTTCACCAACCAGCTAAAATATCACCAACACGATTTATTTTAAACTGGTTTTTCATACTGTATTATTATACTTTTGGCAATCTTATAAATTTATCGTATTGTTCTTTATTATCACCATTATAACACCGTGCTATATCATGAAAACTATTAttgtttgaaatataattttctaaCGGTTTCAACTTTTAACATATATACATTGACGGATTCACAGAAAAAAAAGGATCAGCTGACACtagttaaatatataaactggCTTTTCATATTGTATTATTATCATCATTATAACATCGTGCTATATCATGAAAACTATTAttgtttgaaatatatttttatgatagtTTCAagttttaacatatatatacatgggCGGATCCACATAATGAAAAGAATGATCAACTGACACCAGTTAAATGTAAAAAATCGGTAAGCTAATTTTCATAAGGTGCTTGAACTCACTTGGTAAGTCTCTTAATTTGAACCCACTAACCCGAGTTCAAATTCTTTGCTTGCATACTTATTTATTTGTTATAGTTTGGGTTTTTCGGatctaaaatacaaaattatgaCCCCAGTAAAATCTTTTTCTAGGTCCACCcatgcatatatacatatatatgtatatatatatatattgtgaaaGTAGTACATccataaaatgatatatatatgtgtgtgtgataTTTAAATATAGAGTGATTTTCATATATAGACACTTGTTGACAATTTATTACATGAAAGAACACTTATTACTCCTAACATACTTTGTTGTGGCCAAAGTCGTGTATGTCCTCAAAAAAGGTAAACTAGGCGTGGGTATTTTCGTAACTCGACAAACATTTTTGGTTACTCTGGTTTGCGGTTTCGAAATTCGAAATGGGTCAACGGTGATTGGTGGATTCTAAGTGAGCAGTTTTTTGTGGTTTATTTTTTCACCTTGGACCCGTGAAAAGGTGAAACTATAAACGAGAGGCTTCCGAAACTGTAATCGTTCACTTTCCCCAATTGATAGACCTAATTTTCCAAATGACCGACGGTTAACTACAGAGGAGAGACGACGGGGATACTTGGCGATGCCAACGAAGCGGAAGCGACCGGAAAAAGATGTAGACGATGGTGGGtgaagttttatgtttttttttggtcagtTTAGTTCGCTTCGAGAAACGGGTGGTCATGTTGCAGAGGCGGCACCATGACGTTTACA
The nucleotide sequence above comes from Brassica napus cultivar Da-Ae chromosome A9, Da-Ae, whole genome shotgun sequence. Encoded proteins:
- the LOC106369103 gene encoding ninja-family protein AFP2-like; this translates as MGEEAREWNKGTNLSLDMNKYPRDLLRGFMSENVDGRDETSDCEDETAVELNLGLSLGGRFGVDKAPRKLKRSSSVLSTMPFESSIVADKEEVEPENYTVGLARTTSLPAEMEEEWRKRKEMQSLRRMEAKRRRCEKQSSQTASFESERWVNASKSGFLQRHLVSPRQVCVDSHGGGGSSSSLSELDNKNQQQGSSNSCGDQISPKMMTRCSSNNSESHGNENETPKGKGTASSTGLFDMPCVFTKGDGPNGRRVDGILYKYGKGEEVRIMCICHGSFLTPAEFVKHGGGGDVDRPLRHIVVNTSPSTF
- the LOC106369102 gene encoding probable inactive purple acid phosphatase 1; this encodes MRRQQQSVAVLVTLYVVVVVLALGGRIQQVESHKDQPLSGIAIHETTFHLNDKAHVKASPTLLGSNGQHSEFVLVEFTSPHPSDDDWIGVFSPADFNASTCPGDNKMVSLPRLCSAPIKFQYANFSNPRYSNTGTGSLNLQLINQRSDFSFALFSGGLLNPKLVAVSNKVAFENPNAPVYPRLALGKEWDTMTVTWTSGYGLKIAEPVVEWGVKGGERKLSPAGTLTFARNTMCGAPARTVGWRDPGYIHTAFLKELWPNAKYTYRVGHRLTNDAFVWSKEYQFKSTPFPGQNSLQQVVIFGDMGKAEVDGTNEYNDFQRASLNTTKQLIKDLKKTDAVFHIGDICYANGYLSQWDQFTAQIEPIASTVPYMIASGNHERDWPDSGSFYQGLDSGGECGVPAETMFYVPAQNRAKFWYSSDYGMFRFCVADTEHDWREGTEQYKFIEQCLASVDRKTQPWLIFLAHRVLGYSSTSFYAEEGSFGEPMGRDSLQKLWQKYKVDIAIYGHAHNYERTCPVYQSVCTSDEKTNYKGTFNGTIHIVAGGAGAGLAEFSDLQPNWSIVRDYDYGFLKLTAANYSNLLFEYKKSSDGTVHDSFKISRDYRDVLACAVDSCPATTLAS